The following are from one region of the Ktedonobacteraceae bacterium genome:
- a CDS encoding type I polyketide synthase — MNDSQQHSNNLSPERRALLTIRRLQLELEALKRERTEPIAIIGMSCRFPGGANSPEAFWKLLVEGRDAITEVPPDRYDINEFYDPDIDAPGKTVSRWGGFLDAIDQFDPMFFGISPREANYLDPQQRLLLEVTWEALERAGIPPEQLHGSQSGVFIGLFNRDYFDMQLEQMVYDNAASANPYTGIGNGPSFAAGRLSYLLGLQGPSMVIDTVCSSSLVAIHLACQSLRNNECNLAFAGATNLIFYPLSTIVTSKMRALSPEGHCKTFDASADGFVRGEGCAVVILKRLSQALADGDPVLALIRGSAVNQDGRSNGLTAPNGLAQQAVIRQALRNAGLAPEQISYIEAHGTGTVLGDPIEVEALKAVLGQPRPSGAECMLGSVKTNIGHLESCAGMAGLIKTVLSMQHGLIPPVLHLKTLNPHISLKDTPLVIPTSLRAWPEGIERKYAGVGGAGLSGTNAHIVLEEASDNGTLHSTQEHVSFLLPISARDPEALRQLARVYQRELAIPGGTLAGASLRNICYTASMRRTHYPYRLALVGQSHEELASQLATFTGEEQGARMANEAAGEARPGPVFMFAGQGTQWAGMGQQLFEQEPVFRAVIEACDALLSEHVQWSLIEELQADEQHSRLNETVIAQPAVFAIQVALAALWRSWGIEPGAVVGHSVGEIAAAHVAGVLNLQDAIRVVAHRGRLMQQAHGSGRMAAIEFSEAEARSLLAGYDGHLSIGAVNSPMSITLSGEAEALEEALSLVEQEGIFFRRLRVEYAFHSSQMERFREPLVRELQGLQPGKSSIPIVSTVTGKQCSGEEYDAGYWGQNMCQEVRFGPAIEELVEMGYHTFLEISPQPALARPTKQCLEHHEKQGLVLPSLRQGLPERPVLLTSLGALYTHGYTINWSQLYPAASGPYTVVTLPTYQWQRKRYWFTDKKPGLRRYNSSSSILTRHPLLGHRLRSAMRETVFENSLPARTIFWSNDHQVYDTVVIPASAYVEMIMAGARETLKEASIQLDDLFIHQALALPGGSSRQIQLILKPSKDDASAEVQIFSCPENEEEDRWTLHASGQVRVGNSQDKLSTEALPVAGIQARCSQILESEQHYQHMREVGLQYGPSFQGVQQIWRRDGEALASIVLPMQLEREIEQYYIHPALLDACFQAVEASLLKTGDESEKPVYLPLSIDSIHFYERPGTRVWCHVNVRDASNQKSSMLVVDMRIADENGQAIASIQGLHLRRASREALIPKVQQQARDWYYELRWEQQARAVPASNLASQSSVKHGSWLIFADRSGKAGKLAERLQAQGEQCVLVFAGQSNEKEEPGHYYVDPSNPADFQQILEQHFAGEHTCRGILHLWSLDTSEIEQVTTDSLETDEQLACGSILYLIQAVAQKKWPYSPQLYIITQGSQPVTGRENHLAITQAPVWGLSRVIAMEQPDFHCKRIDLDSVGDAAWEIEELLQEIQHPDDEDQVAFRAQERFVARLVRSRQAISGNQRRKTGASLRTDSTYLITGGLGGLGLAAARWMVEQGGVKYLVLTGRSGASAGTQPVLDELERAGAKVLVIRADVSKEEAVAQMMETIRKTMPPLRGIIHAAGVLDDGVLLQQHWKRFSKVMAPKMHGSWNLHTHTLDMSLDFFVLFSSGASLMGSAGQGNYAAANAFMDALAHYRSAQGLAATSINWGAWADAGMALSSTAIERRLARDGMQPISLEQGMVVLEQLLQARPVQIGVLPIDWTRFGKHFADNERPPFLKVLLDKVQARAQNPGNPGQAPHEDLMRKLETAPASDRLNLLQQHVYLQVRQVLGLDSSFNLEPEQNLFEVGMDSLMAVELRNRLHSMLDRAVPANMVFDHPNIAALTSYLASIIPRMEVVTSAES; from the coding sequence ATGAATGATTCTCAACAACATTCTAATAATCTATCTCCCGAGCGACGCGCTTTACTCACAATCCGGCGGCTTCAGCTTGAATTAGAGGCTCTGAAGAGGGAGAGAACGGAGCCAATCGCGATTATCGGTATGAGCTGCCGCTTTCCGGGGGGAGCAAACAGTCCAGAAGCGTTCTGGAAGTTGCTGGTTGAGGGACGGGACGCCATTACGGAAGTGCCGCCTGACCGCTATGATATCAACGAATTTTACGACCCGGATATAGACGCGCCTGGGAAGACAGTATCACGCTGGGGTGGTTTTCTCGACGCGATAGACCAGTTCGATCCGATGTTTTTTGGCATTTCGCCCCGTGAGGCGAATTACCTCGACCCGCAGCAAAGGCTCCTGTTGGAAGTAACCTGGGAGGCCCTCGAACGAGCGGGCATACCACCCGAACAGCTTCATGGGAGCCAGTCGGGAGTCTTCATCGGGCTTTTTAATCGCGACTACTTTGATATGCAGCTAGAGCAGATGGTCTATGATAATGCGGCCAGCGCCAATCCCTACACAGGCATAGGCAACGGGCCAAGTTTCGCCGCCGGCAGACTTTCATACCTGCTCGGTTTGCAGGGACCGAGCATGGTAATTGATACAGTTTGCTCATCATCGCTGGTCGCGATACACCTGGCATGTCAAAGTTTGCGTAACAACGAATGTAATCTGGCATTTGCCGGAGCCACAAATCTGATCTTTTATCCACTTTCCACCATCGTCACCTCGAAAATGCGGGCGCTCTCGCCAGAAGGACACTGTAAAACGTTCGATGCCAGCGCGGATGGGTTTGTGCGTGGAGAGGGATGCGCAGTTGTCATACTGAAACGGCTCTCGCAGGCGCTGGCCGATGGTGATCCTGTTCTTGCATTGATTCGCGGTTCGGCGGTCAACCAGGATGGTCGTTCCAATGGCCTGACCGCGCCAAATGGGTTGGCCCAGCAGGCCGTTATTCGACAGGCCTTACGCAATGCTGGATTGGCCCCCGAACAAATCTCGTATATCGAGGCACATGGGACCGGCACGGTACTTGGGGACCCGATTGAAGTTGAAGCTTTAAAGGCAGTCCTGGGACAGCCACGACCGAGCGGCGCGGAATGTATGCTGGGATCGGTAAAGACAAATATTGGTCATCTCGAGTCTTGCGCAGGCATGGCCGGATTGATCAAGACCGTTCTCAGCATGCAGCATGGCCTGATTCCGCCGGTGCTCCACCTGAAAACGCTCAATCCACACATCTCGCTGAAGGACACACCTCTTGTCATCCCCACCAGCTTACGAGCATGGCCCGAAGGCATTGAACGCAAATACGCCGGTGTCGGCGGAGCAGGGTTGAGTGGAACCAATGCCCATATAGTGCTGGAAGAGGCTTCAGACAACGGTACATTACATTCTACACAGGAGCATGTTTCTTTCCTGCTGCCCATATCGGCTCGCGATCCAGAGGCATTAAGACAGCTTGCACGCGTGTATCAGCGCGAGTTAGCAATTCCTGGCGGAACGCTCGCAGGGGCATCTTTGCGCAATATATGCTATACCGCCAGCATGCGACGCACGCACTATCCTTATCGCCTTGCGCTGGTAGGTCAAAGCCACGAAGAACTTGCCTCTCAATTGGCAACCTTCACCGGCGAAGAGCAAGGGGCGAGAATGGCGAACGAAGCAGCAGGCGAGGCGAGACCGGGTCCGGTCTTTATGTTCGCCGGCCAGGGGACGCAATGGGCAGGCATGGGCCAGCAATTGTTCGAGCAGGAGCCAGTCTTCCGGGCGGTAATTGAAGCATGTGATGCCTTGCTAAGTGAGCATGTGCAGTGGTCGCTGATTGAGGAATTGCAGGCTGATGAGCAGCACTCGCGACTGAATGAGACCGTGATCGCCCAGCCCGCCGTATTCGCGATACAGGTAGCACTGGCAGCATTATGGCGCTCGTGGGGCATCGAACCTGGAGCGGTAGTCGGGCACAGCGTGGGAGAAATAGCTGCCGCCCACGTAGCGGGCGTCCTCAATTTACAGGATGCCATACGGGTCGTTGCTCATCGAGGACGCCTGATGCAGCAGGCACATGGATCAGGGAGGATGGCCGCGATAGAGTTCTCTGAGGCGGAGGCGAGATCATTGCTGGCTGGTTACGACGGTCACCTCTCAATAGGCGCGGTGAACAGCCCAATGAGCATTACCCTCTCAGGAGAGGCAGAGGCCCTTGAAGAAGCCCTGAGTCTGGTAGAGCAAGAGGGCATTTTCTTCCGTAGATTGCGGGTAGAGTATGCCTTCCATAGCTCACAAATGGAACGGTTTCGCGAACCGTTAGTGCGGGAACTACAGGGATTGCAGCCGGGTAAGTCCTCTATTCCAATTGTTTCGACGGTGACGGGGAAGCAATGTTCGGGAGAGGAGTATGATGCCGGGTACTGGGGTCAGAACATGTGCCAGGAGGTGCGTTTTGGTCCGGCGATTGAGGAACTGGTTGAGATGGGATATCATACGTTTCTGGAAATCAGCCCACAACCAGCTCTGGCTCGACCAACGAAACAGTGCCTGGAACACCACGAAAAGCAAGGATTGGTATTGCCTTCACTGAGACAAGGCCTGCCTGAGCGCCCGGTGCTGTTGACATCCCTGGGAGCCCTCTATACTCATGGATACACGATCAATTGGAGCCAGCTCTATCCGGCAGCAAGCGGACCTTATACAGTCGTGACATTGCCGACCTACCAATGGCAGCGCAAGCGCTACTGGTTTACTGATAAGAAACCAGGACTTCGCCGCTATAACAGTTCTTCCAGCATTTTAACACGCCATCCCTTGCTCGGACACAGGCTACGTTCCGCGATGAGAGAGACAGTGTTCGAGAACTCGCTGCCTGCCAGGACAATCTTCTGGTCCAATGATCACCAGGTCTATGACACAGTGGTAATTCCTGCCTCGGCATATGTAGAGATGATCATGGCAGGTGCAAGAGAAACATTGAAGGAAGCGTCTATCCAGCTTGATGACCTGTTCATCCACCAAGCCCTGGCTCTCCCCGGTGGCAGTAGCCGCCAGATACAGTTGATTCTGAAGCCATCGAAGGATGATGCCAGCGCAGAGGTACAGATTTTTAGTTGTCCAGAGAACGAGGAGGAGGACAGGTGGACATTGCATGCAAGTGGTCAGGTACGCGTGGGAAACAGCCAGGATAAGCTATCAACAGAAGCACTCCCGGTTGCTGGTATCCAGGCACGCTGTTCTCAAATCCTGGAGAGCGAGCAGCACTACCAGCATATGCGCGAGGTTGGTCTCCAATACGGACCGAGTTTCCAGGGCGTGCAACAAATCTGGCGACGCGATGGAGAAGCTCTGGCTTCTATTGTGCTACCCATGCAGTTGGAGCGAGAAATCGAGCAATATTACATCCATCCCGCCCTGCTAGATGCCTGTTTCCAGGCAGTCGAGGCAAGCCTTTTAAAGACAGGCGATGAAAGCGAAAAGCCCGTCTACCTACCTTTAAGCATCGATAGCATTCACTTTTATGAGCGACCAGGAACGCGTGTATGGTGCCATGTAAACGTGCGGGATGCTAGCAACCAGAAAAGCTCCATGCTGGTAGTGGATATGCGGATCGCGGATGAAAACGGGCAGGCAATAGCCAGCATCCAGGGTCTCCACCTGCGACGGGCTTCCCGTGAGGCACTTATTCCCAAGGTACAGCAACAGGCACGCGACTGGTACTATGAATTGCGCTGGGAGCAGCAGGCACGAGCGGTCCCGGCAAGCAATCTCGCCTCACAATCTTCCGTGAAGCATGGAAGCTGGTTAATCTTCGCCGATAGGAGCGGAAAGGCCGGCAAACTGGCCGAAAGGCTGCAAGCGCAGGGAGAACAGTGCGTGCTGGTTTTTGCAGGCCAGAGCAATGAAAAAGAAGAGCCTGGACACTATTACGTTGACCCTTCAAATCCTGCCGATTTTCAGCAGATCCTTGAGCAACATTTCGCGGGTGAGCATACCTGCCGGGGAATTCTTCACCTGTGGAGCCTGGACACGAGCGAAATAGAACAGGTAACAACGGACAGCTTGGAGACAGACGAGCAGTTGGCCTGCGGTAGTATCCTGTACCTGATCCAGGCGGTTGCGCAGAAGAAATGGCCGTATTCCCCACAACTATATATCATTACGCAAGGCAGCCAACCGGTAACAGGGAGGGAGAACCATCTTGCGATCACGCAGGCACCCGTGTGGGGTTTGTCGCGTGTGATTGCTATGGAACAACCAGATTTTCATTGCAAGCGTATAGACCTTGATTCTGTTGGCGATGCTGCCTGGGAAATAGAGGAATTACTCCAGGAGATTCAGCATCCCGACGACGAAGATCAGGTCGCTTTCCGCGCGCAAGAACGCTTTGTAGCCCGCCTGGTCAGGAGCAGGCAGGCCATTTCAGGCAATCAACGACGAAAAACCGGGGCCAGTTTACGAACGGATAGCACCTATCTGATTACCGGTGGCCTTGGTGGCCTGGGGCTTGCCGCGGCCCGCTGGATGGTTGAGCAGGGCGGAGTAAAATACCTGGTACTGACTGGCAGGAGTGGTGCTTCGGCTGGTACGCAACCGGTTCTTGACGAGCTTGAGCGAGCAGGCGCAAAAGTGCTGGTGATACGAGCCGATGTGTCTAAGGAAGAGGCGGTGGCTCAGATGATGGAAACCATACGGAAGACTATGCCGCCGCTACGCGGAATCATTCATGCAGCCGGTGTACTCGATGATGGCGTTCTTTTGCAACAGCATTGGAAGCGTTTCAGTAAGGTCATGGCGCCCAAGATGCACGGGAGCTGGAACCTGCACACGCACACACTCGATATGTCACTCGACTTCTTTGTCCTGTTTTCGTCAGGCGCTTCGCTGATGGGATCGGCAGGACAGGGAAACTACGCGGCTGCCAATGCATTTATGGATGCGCTGGCCCATTATCGCAGTGCGCAGGGATTGGCGGCAACGAGTATTAACTGGGGCGCCTGGGCCGATGCAGGTATGGCCCTCTCATCGACAGCGATAGAACGAAGATTGGCCAGAGATGGCATGCAACCAATTAGCCTTGAGCAGGGGATGGTGGTATTGGAGCAACTGCTGCAAGCGCGCCCTGTACAGATAGGGGTACTGCCAATCGATTGGACACGATTTGGGAAGCACTTCGCTGATAACGAGAGGCCACCTTTCCTCAAGGTGTTATTAGATAAAGTGCAAGCGCGTGCGCAAAATCCTGGTAACCCTGGGCAGGCCCCGCATGAAGACTTGATGCGAAAGTTGGAGACGGCGCCGGCAAGCGACCGGTTGAACTTGTTGCAGCAACATGTTTACTTACAGGTCAGGCAGGTACTGGGGCTGGATTCTTCCTTCAATCTTGAGCCAGAACAGAACCTGTTCGAAGTAGGTATGGACTCCCTAATGGCAGTGGAGTTGCGCAACCGCTTGCATTCGATGCTGGATAGAGCCGTTCCGGCGAACATGGTCTTCGATCACCCAAATATAGCCGCGCTTACCAGCTACCTCGCTTCGATAATACCCCGGATGGAAGTGGTAACATCGGCTGAAAGTTAG
- a CDS encoding NAD(P)/FAD-dependent oxidoreductase — protein MASKHTATRNAGCYDVIIIGGGPAGATTAITLAQKKFSVLLLERTVFPRFHIGESLLPYMTRLLEQMGLLEKIKQQQYVPKWGAEFCGGDGDFRRIDFTDQGPEYIHYAFQVERAHFDNVLLESAKEAGVDVLEHAQVIRPLLEGERIVGVEYEYQGQIYREEAAYVVDASGRTGTIANFFKLRKPITRQKMIGIFRHFGDFNEKNNPGYPGDIQVGNHSQGWVWAIPVKDDVISIGTVTRAEFLKGSSPEEVFERHIHRIPRIQQRLAGTTPLGNIRTESDYCYYVETAAGPGYFLVGDAGCYVDPIFSGGVFLAMTTGRRAGQTIALILSGEISAEQAAKQYENFYKTGYDCYFRVMYSFYESNFNFEEQIARMTSNQAQLSEEPVPPRAGIPFNRSKYGVKFSRKWLARLLCGDFWSEENPLTAFLLSVPEWNTFAPFERATGCPIYPELATVEV, from the coding sequence GTGGCCAGTAAACACACTGCTACTCGAAACGCTGGATGCTACGATGTCATTATTATTGGTGGTGGCCCGGCAGGAGCAACTACTGCCATCACTCTTGCTCAGAAGAAGTTCTCTGTTCTTTTGTTGGAACGCACAGTTTTCCCACGTTTTCATATCGGCGAGTCATTGCTGCCTTATATGACCCGCTTGCTGGAGCAAATGGGCCTGCTGGAGAAAATAAAGCAGCAACAGTATGTTCCTAAGTGGGGAGCGGAATTTTGTGGAGGGGATGGCGATTTCCGGCGCATCGACTTCACCGATCAGGGTCCAGAGTACATTCACTATGCCTTTCAAGTCGAACGCGCTCATTTCGACAATGTTCTGTTAGAGAGCGCGAAAGAGGCCGGAGTAGATGTCCTTGAGCACGCGCAGGTGATTCGTCCTTTGCTTGAAGGAGAACGAATCGTTGGAGTGGAGTATGAATACCAGGGGCAGATATACAGAGAAGAGGCCGCGTATGTAGTCGACGCAAGTGGCAGGACTGGAACGATTGCCAATTTCTTCAAATTGCGCAAACCGATTACACGCCAGAAGATGATTGGAATTTTCCGGCACTTTGGTGATTTCAATGAGAAAAATAACCCCGGCTACCCCGGCGATATTCAGGTTGGCAACCATAGTCAGGGATGGGTCTGGGCCATTCCGGTCAAAGATGATGTTATCAGCATAGGTACAGTAACACGCGCCGAATTTCTCAAGGGTTCTTCTCCAGAAGAGGTTTTCGAGCGGCACATCCATCGCATTCCACGCATTCAACAACGCCTGGCAGGGACTACACCGCTGGGGAACATCAGAACGGAATCGGACTACTGCTATTACGTCGAAACAGCGGCAGGGCCAGGTTACTTCCTGGTCGGAGACGCCGGGTGCTATGTTGATCCCATCTTCTCGGGCGGCGTATTCCTGGCGATGACGACCGGGCGCAGGGCAGGCCAGACGATCGCGCTGATCCTATCCGGAGAGATCTCAGCTGAACAGGCCGCGAAACAATACGAAAACTTCTATAAGACTGGCTATGATTGTTACTTTCGTGTCATGTACTCCTTCTATGAATCCAATTTCAATTTTGAGGAGCAAATTGCCCGTATGACCTCGAATCAGGCACAGTTATCGGAAGAGCCTGTGCCGCCAAGAGCAGGCATTCCTTTCAACCGCTCCAAATATGGAGTTAAATTTTCCAGAAAATGGCTCGCTCGCCTGCTGTGTGGCGACTTCTGGAGCGAAGAGAATCCCTTGACAGCCTTCTTGCTCTCAGTCCCGGAGTGGAATACCTTTGCTCCTTTCGAACGAGCAACCGGATGCCCAATATACCCAGAGCTGGCAACAGTGGAGGTATAG
- a CDS encoding AMP-binding protein, whose amino-acid sequence MMLFHSLTKTARAYPDKTGLVLGSSGITYAELLGRVARFMDRLRAMNVGEGDCIALVLPNSIEFVVSFYALAGLRVIALPLNPSSKVEELKYYLTDNEVKGIITNTERSELCRQSISAIEKDIALIIAGESNETITLPQDTSTMNLDAIYAPFDGPVIYQYSSGSTGRAKKVCRTQRNLAYETEAYIDATHMTSLDTVLCVVPLFHAHGLGKCMLAPVATGATLVMLEPVTRDSVTVEVPFLFRTQRVFELIKREKVTILPATPYISGALAETPEDVQVDVSTLRLCLSGGNFLPEEVFTRFKQRFGIPLRSIYGSTETGSVALNMEPDEAVRFDSVGRPSGNIEVRITNGTLEELPAGSIGEIAVKSEAMAGGYLNMPELNREVFRDGFYFTGDLGKKDEQGRLYITGRKKIFIESGGEKVDPLEIEQVLQTHPAIKEAAVVGIAGPYGGQAIKAVIVLNNTEGAAKNLASMELEILLHCKERLSDYKIPRVVEFREALPKSSLGKILRKDLIEGSGLPGRPGSSSAGDNRIRASILEDGEGSAEKFLEVRIREQLASMLKVDIAEIDAQRPLGEFGLGSLMAVELRNWLEGSLELTLPVTILWSYPTARDLASHLVAMLRRSINLQPSGPVDGTGEQASGTKDDAASRALAEIERLSEAEVQQQIDALTREDWKDDRGGNVRNSDLSSYASQIEQMSDVEIRQLLTRETPESEARREVEK is encoded by the coding sequence ATGATGCTATTTCACTCGCTTACAAAAACTGCCAGGGCCTATCCAGACAAAACCGGGCTTGTATTGGGAAGCTCAGGCATTACCTATGCGGAGCTTCTTGGGCGAGTAGCGCGTTTCATGGACCGTTTGCGCGCAATGAATGTGGGTGAGGGAGACTGTATCGCGCTTGTACTGCCCAATTCCATCGAATTTGTGGTGAGCTTTTATGCGCTGGCAGGCCTGAGAGTGATCGCACTTCCTCTAAACCCCTCCTCGAAAGTCGAAGAGTTAAAATACTATCTCACGGACAACGAAGTCAAGGGTATCATAACGAATACTGAGCGTTCAGAATTATGCAGGCAGAGCATCAGCGCAATAGAAAAAGACATTGCGCTGATTATCGCCGGTGAGTCTAATGAGACCATCACTTTGCCTCAAGACACTTCCACAATGAACCTCGATGCTATCTATGCACCTTTTGATGGGCCGGTAATTTACCAGTACTCGTCTGGTTCTACCGGACGGGCCAAAAAAGTGTGTAGGACGCAGAGAAACCTGGCATATGAAACCGAAGCATATATTGATGCGACACATATGACATCCCTGGATACTGTGCTTTGCGTTGTGCCGCTATTTCATGCCCATGGCCTCGGCAAATGCATGTTGGCACCGGTAGCGACCGGAGCAACACTGGTAATGTTAGAGCCTGTCACCCGGGATAGTGTGACGGTTGAAGTTCCTTTTCTCTTTCGCACGCAACGAGTGTTTGAGCTTATCAAACGCGAAAAGGTCACGATACTACCGGCGACGCCCTATATCTCCGGTGCGCTCGCGGAAACCCCAGAAGATGTACAGGTCGATGTCTCTACTTTACGGCTCTGCCTGAGCGGTGGAAATTTTTTGCCCGAAGAGGTCTTTACACGCTTTAAACAACGATTCGGTATTCCGCTGCGGTCGATTTACGGCAGCACGGAAACGGGATCGGTGGCCCTGAATATGGAGCCTGATGAGGCAGTACGCTTCGATTCGGTAGGTAGACCCAGCGGGAATATAGAAGTGCGGATAACAAATGGAACGCTGGAAGAACTGCCCGCGGGGAGCATTGGGGAGATCGCGGTAAAGAGCGAAGCTATGGCCGGCGGCTATCTCAACATGCCTGAACTGAATCGCGAAGTGTTTAGAGATGGCTTTTATTTTACCGGCGACCTGGGCAAAAAGGACGAGCAGGGACGGCTCTACATTACCGGACGTAAGAAGATCTTTATTGAGAGCGGCGGAGAAAAGGTCGATCCGCTGGAGATAGAGCAGGTGCTTCAGACTCATCCGGCCATAAAAGAGGCAGCGGTAGTTGGCATAGCCGGACCCTATGGAGGGCAGGCGATAAAGGCGGTAATCGTTCTCAACAATACTGAGGGGGCAGCGAAAAATCTGGCATCTATGGAACTGGAGATTTTGCTGCATTGTAAGGAGAGATTGAGCGATTACAAGATACCGCGCGTTGTTGAGTTCCGGGAAGCGCTGCCTAAAAGCTCACTTGGAAAGATACTGCGCAAAGATTTGATCGAAGGATCGGGCCTGCCAGGCAGACCTGGTTCTTCCTCAGCAGGAGATAACAGGATACGCGCCAGCATTCTAGAAGACGGTGAAGGATCAGCAGAGAAGTTTTTAGAAGTTCGGATTCGCGAACAACTGGCCAGTATGTTAAAGGTCGATATCGCGGAGATAGATGCACAGCGACCGCTGGGTGAGTTCGGTCTGGGTTCGCTCATGGCAGTGGAATTGCGCAACTGGTTGGAGGGGAGCCTGGAACTGACACTTCCCGTAACAATTCTATGGAGCTATCCTACTGCCCGCGACCTCGCTTCCCATTTAGTTGCCATGCTGCGGCGTTCAATCAACCTTCAACCCTCGGGGCCTGTTGATGGGACAGGTGAGCAGGCTTCAGGTACAAAGGATGATGCGGCATCGCGGGCATTGGCCGAAATTGAACGACTTTCAGAAGCTGAGGTGCAGCAACAGATTGATGCACTCACGCGCGAGGACTGGAAAGATGACCGGGGAGGCAATGTGAGGAATAGCGATTTATCTTCATATGCCTCTCAGATCGAGCAAATGTCTGATGTTGAAATCCGGCAATTACTTACGCGAGAAACACCGGAAAGTGAAGCCCGGCGTGAGGTGGAAAAATAG